In Treponema denticola, one genomic interval encodes:
- a CDS encoding relaxase/mobilization nuclease domain-containing protein — translation MISYKNNIFNDKHNKKDEDPFKIKFVKKSKNDMKLLLRALKKTAYRKNKLASSEANYLRGGFSSKRKSEGTNPYKQLCVIKFRHGTKKTNHREFLKTYMPQKNKEDVKEKPIFFGDDIEDYEKNMTDKHFKFIISPDNQDVDLKVLTETLVKQMNSVMDSDLYWVAVQHNDTAHKHVHLLINGKDKNGRYINKIDKALIKGTLREMAQNLCTKMVGDRTEEEIINYRNKEYTKNRITRLDKVINGQVNKNYTDVIFTKKIKTFDENVRKRLDYLISLGLAKKDKKNYLLQEDWFESLEAAGRFNTFLEAKNIYSFKNKKFKLYKETDKNIQNGTVLKIYNMNDENVWNNAAVIETDNEILYLPMYKKIDINLLNKKVDIVDNKDKTSNISLKNIELKVRE, via the coding sequence ATGATTTCTTATAAAAATAATATTTTTAATGATAAACACAATAAAAAAGATGAAGATCCTTTTAAAATCAAATTTGTAAAAAAATCAAAAAATGATATGAAGCTCCTTCTTAGAGCTTTAAAAAAGACGGCTTACAGAAAAAATAAATTAGCCTCAAGTGAGGCTAATTATTTAAGAGGAGGCTTTTCAAGCAAGAGAAAATCAGAGGGAACAAATCCATACAAACAACTTTGTGTAATAAAATTTAGGCATGGCACAAAAAAAACAAATCACAGAGAATTTTTAAAAACGTATATGCCTCAAAAAAACAAAGAAGATGTAAAAGAAAAACCTATTTTTTTTGGAGATGACATTGAAGACTATGAAAAAAATATGACGGATAAACACTTTAAATTTATAATTTCTCCCGATAATCAAGATGTGGATTTAAAGGTTTTAACCGAAACTTTGGTTAAACAAATGAATAGCGTTATGGATAGCGACTTATATTGGGTTGCAGTTCAACATAATGATACAGCTCATAAGCATGTGCATTTATTGATCAACGGTAAAGATAAAAATGGTAGATACATAAATAAGATTGATAAAGCTTTAATTAAAGGTACTTTAAGAGAGATGGCCCAAAATTTGTGTACCAAAATGGTTGGAGATCGAACAGAAGAAGAGATAATAAATTACCGAAATAAAGAATATACAAAAAACAGAATTACGAGATTAGATAAGGTTATCAATGGCCAAGTAAATAAAAATTATACTGATGTTATTTTTACAAAAAAAATAAAAACTTTTGATGAAAATGTAAGAAAAAGACTTGATTATTTAATCTCTTTAGGACTTGCAAAGAAGGATAAAAAAAATTATTTACTTCAAGAAGATTGGTTTGAAAGCCTTGAAGCTGCAGGTAGGTTTAATACATTTTTGGAAGCAAAAAATATTTACTCTTTTAAAAATAAAAAATTTAAATTATATAAGGAGACCGATAAAAATATTCAAAATGGTACGGTTCTTAAAATTTATAATATGAATGACGAAAACGTTTGGAATAATGCAGCGGTTATTGAAACCGATAATGAAATACTATATTTACCAATGTATAAAAAAATAGATATAAATTTATTAAATAAAAAAGTAGATATTGTTGATAACAAAGATAAAACATCAAATATATCTTTAAAAAATATAGAGCTGAAAGTACGAGAATAA
- a CDS encoding type IV secretory system conjugative DNA transfer family protein: MNFDPRIVGYPILILKSFNNYRIYHPGLYILSFLKYAFKPGFGPYFYASLKPGLIGVILALSSLLFFSLLRNYLQRLQKLYGTARWANKKDLKKFGLLQSKGMILGQLAEADVRAEITQDGSIKLNTLHSSDFVCHSGKTNTLLIAPTRSGKGVSVIVPSLLSYPGSAIIFDPKGENWSITAGFRKKFSHVLKFSPLSRDTIKINPMDEIREGDFAYADANQIADILYTSEAKADQASEFFNNTAKDITTAVILHIKFSPQYKEKNLTRVLRVMSIAATSSEQDDEGGEGLALIKEMISTDHGDEDMNERITAMASRLTTNPKERASVLSTVFSKLQLFEDPLIANATSSSDFKIKDFIDSKYPISLYLTVPFAHIDRVSPVFRLLINFMLRKFSEGETQFGEIKLKNHLVFFLDEFPILGHFPFIAKVMGILAGYGVTFLIVCQALNQIIDIYGQNHPFLDHCKNLIIFQPAKIEDAKMFSEAIGKESVIHDNVSTSGRKFSISLDNLNLSSQEIARDLINPDELMKLPLNQCLIMNHGMPPYIGSKVVYYDDERFKGRVSLPVPIKREELLLECQTLPSNKTIDLIEKENNYIDNLKKQRIQKQEEKRILEEKKEKAEFLNYLEPQPDEDEVHFSDPPDPDFTVLLQRLQEMETEEEISLEFQNEIDIKNKLEEVTDAQVF; encoded by the coding sequence ATGAATTTTGATCCACGTATTGTAGGATATCCTATTTTAATTTTAAAAAGCTTTAATAATTACCGTATCTATCATCCCGGTTTATATATTCTATCATTTCTAAAATATGCATTTAAACCCGGATTTGGACCTTACTTTTATGCTTCATTAAAACCCGGTCTTATTGGTGTTATATTAGCCTTGTCTTCATTGCTATTTTTTAGTCTTTTACGTAATTACTTACAAAGACTTCAAAAATTGTATGGTACTGCAAGATGGGCAAACAAAAAAGACTTAAAAAAATTCGGTCTTTTACAGTCCAAAGGAATGATTTTAGGGCAGCTTGCAGAAGCTGATGTAAGGGCGGAAATTACTCAAGATGGTTCTATCAAATTAAATACGCTACATTCAAGTGATTTTGTGTGTCATTCCGGTAAAACAAATACCCTTCTTATAGCACCGACTCGTTCAGGTAAAGGTGTATCAGTAATTGTTCCGTCTTTATTAAGTTATCCCGGTTCCGCAATTATTTTTGATCCAAAGGGCGAAAACTGGAGTATTACGGCTGGTTTTAGAAAGAAGTTTTCACATGTATTAAAATTTTCTCCTCTTTCAAGAGATACAATAAAGATTAATCCTATGGATGAAATCAGAGAGGGGGATTTTGCTTATGCCGATGCAAATCAGATAGCCGATATTCTTTATACATCCGAAGCCAAGGCAGATCAAGCATCGGAATTTTTTAATAACACTGCAAAAGACATCACTACAGCCGTTATTCTTCATATTAAATTTTCTCCTCAATATAAAGAAAAAAATCTTACTAGAGTGTTAAGGGTAATGAGTATTGCAGCTACTTCATCAGAGCAAGATGATGAAGGTGGTGAAGGTCTTGCTTTGATTAAAGAAATGATCAGTACCGATCACGGCGATGAAGATATGAATGAAAGAATTACTGCGATGGCTTCAAGGTTGACTACTAACCCTAAAGAAAGAGCAAGTGTTCTTTCGACAGTTTTTTCAAAGCTGCAACTCTTTGAAGATCCTTTAATTGCAAATGCTACAAGTTCATCGGATTTTAAAATTAAAGATTTTATAGATTCAAAATATCCTATTTCTTTATATCTAACAGTTCCTTTTGCTCATATTGACCGAGTTTCTCCGGTTTTTAGACTTTTAATAAACTTCATGCTTAGAAAATTCTCAGAAGGTGAAACTCAATTCGGAGAAATAAAATTAAAGAATCACTTGGTATTTTTCCTTGACGAATTCCCTATATTAGGACACTTCCCATTTATCGCAAAAGTTATGGGAATATTGGCGGGATATGGAGTTACATTCTTAATAGTATGTCAAGCTTTAAATCAAATTATAGATATATATGGTCAAAATCATCCCTTCCTTGATCATTGTAAAAATCTTATTATATTTCAACCTGCAAAAATTGAGGATGCAAAAATGTTTTCTGAAGCTATAGGAAAAGAATCCGTGATACACGATAACGTATCCACAAGCGGAAGAAAATTTAGTATCAGCTTAGATAACTTAAATCTATCAAGTCAAGAAATAGCAAGGGATTTAATAAATCCTGATGAGCTTATGAAACTTCCATTAAATCAGTGCTTAATTATGAATCACGGCATGCCGCCTTATATAGGCTCTAAAGTCGTTTATTACGATGATGAGCGTTTTAAAGGTAGGGTAAGTCTTCCCGTTCCCATAAAACGAGAAGAACTATTACTTGAATGTCAAACTCTTCCTTCTAATAAAACAATAGATCTAATAGAAAAAGAGAACAATTATATTGATAACCTAAAAAAACAAAGAATTCAAAAACAGGAAGAAAAAAGAATTTTAGAAGAAAAAAAAGAAAAAGCTGAGTTTTTAAATTATTTGGAGCCACAGCCTGATGAGGATGAAGTTCATTTTTCGGATCCGCCTGATCCTGATTTTACTGTCCTATTGCAACGATTACAAGAAATGGAAACCGAAGAAGAAATAAGTCTTGAATTTCAAAATGAAATAGATATTAAAAACAAACTGGAGGAAGTAACAGATGCACAAGTCTTCTAA